DNA sequence from the Myxosarcina sp. GI1 genome:
AATTCAGGCACCACAGCAGTACAGTCCTTTTCTTAACTATGCCGAAACCAAACAAAGACAAGCCGTAGTATTGCAGCGAATGCAAACTCTCGGCTGGATTACGCCCGAACAGGCCGATCTCGCTCTAAAAGAACCTTTATTAGTCGGAAAACCAACGGCGTGGGGTAAAAGCAAACTACCTTTTATTACCGAAGCAGTAGTTAGAGAACTAGAAGAACGTTTTGGTAGAGATAAAGTTCTGCAAGGCGGTATTAGGGTTCAAACCACTATCGATCTTAACTTTCAAAAAATGGCGGAACAAAGCGTCAAAGACAGTCATCGGCTACTGCAAAGCTGGGGCTTGCGAGCCGATCAAATTGCTCTTGCCGCAGTCGATCCCCGAACTCACTTTGTCAAAGCTTTAGTGGGTGGCACCAATTACGATGAAAGTCAGTTCAATCGAGCGGTACAGTCTCGCAGACAGCCTGGTTCTTCTTTTAAACCTTTTGTTTTCTATACTGCATTGGCAAGTGGTAAGTATACTCCTAGCACCACTATTACCGATGCTCCCGTTACCTATCGCGTTCCTGGCGGTTATTACGAACCGCAAAATTATGGCGGAAAGGGAGATTTTAAAGGGGCAATGTCTATTTCGACAGCCTTAATTCAGTCGCGTAACGTGCCTGCGGTAAAACTAGGTAAAGCAGTAGGCTTAGAAAAAGTAATTGAAATTTGTCGGGCTTTAGGAATTGAAAGTCCTTTACAGCCAGTAATTTCTTTGCCTTTAGGTTCGATAGGCGTAACTCCTTTAGAAATGGCTGGCGCTTTTGCTACTTTTGCTAGTAATGGTTGGCATTCTAAGCCAACTTCAATTGTTCGAGTAACAGATAGTAAAGGCAATATTCTGTTAGACAATCGACCAGAACCGCAACGTATTTTAGATCCCTGGGCAACTGCTAGTCTTACTACCATGTTACAGGGAGTAATTAATGAAGGTACTGGTAGAAAAGCTAGTATTGGTCGCCCCGCAGCAGGTAAAACTGGAACCACTTCCTCAGAACGCGATGTTTGGTTTGTAGGCTATGTACCCCAGTTAGCAACAGCAGTTTGGGTGGGAAATGATGATTATCGAAGTATGGGTAAGGGAATTACTGGAGGCGATTTTGCCGCACCAGTTTGGCGTTCTTTTATGTTAAAAGCTTTAGAAAACGAACCAGTCAAGCAGTTTCCTGCGGCCTCTAAATATCCTCGTCCTTAGTTTTATATCAGTTTGATTTTTAACTAATACACATCATTTATTTATTATTTATTCTAGTTCTTAGCTTTTAGCTTGTGGCTCGATTAAAAATAGTCTGAATCTACTTTTAATATAGTTTTTGTTTACTATACAATTCAAATAGTTTCTATCGATTTAACAATCAACAGGAAGCAATAAACAATGAGGAAATATTAACGAGTAATATATCAATTGTACGATGTTAAATGATAATTGTTTGTCTAGCGGACACTGACAGTAATCTAGCCGATCGCCAAGATTGATTATAAATTTTTTCGCTTGAACTTAGGGTTCAATTTCCGATTTCATTCTTTTGAGAGTCATTTCCATGCGATCGAACATTTGCTGGGGAGTAATGCCAAACTGGTCGAGTTGAGTTTTTAACTGCTGAACCGTCATCTGCGCCATAAAGTCTTCAGAAAGCTCGAAACGCTTCATAAAAATACGGTAGCGTTCCATTAACTGTTCCATACGTTCGATATATAGCTTTTTACCTTCGCGATCGAACTTGCCGTATTCCCCACCTAGCTGCATTAAAGATTGATAGTCTTCAAACAACTGTTTGGCTTCTTGCTGAACTACTTGAGAATCAAAAAATCCCATAATTGCTATCTCGATTTTGTCAATTATTATTAAAAATTTGACCTTAAATTAATTTATATTTATCTTTATTCTAATATTAAAACAGCAGAAAACCCGAATGAAATACGGTTTTCCACATACTAATGACTAGATAAAATAGCTCTATAACCTTACCAACGAGGAAAACTAGCAATTAAAGCTTCAGCTTCAGCTTTACACAGAGGTGGAGAGAAAAAGAAGCCCTGTCCATATTCGCATTCAAGTAATTTCAGTTGGGCTAGTTGAGCGGAAGTCTCTATACCTTCGGCGATAACGTCCATATTTAAAATGTGAGCTAAAGTGACAATCGCTTCGACAATTGCCGAATTTTCGCGATTAGACTGCATTCGAGCGATAAAAGAG
Encoded proteins:
- a CDS encoding transglycosylase domain-containing protein, producing MSSKTIRQKSKSIGKGAIALNFLSGVAQATGGTVLGITMITSSVVAGGLVGLAFSFRNLPDVRVLRNYVPSETSYIYDIKGRLLTRLHGEANREIAPLEGISPDLKRAVLAIEDSSFYRHPGINPYSIGRAALVNFQSRGVSEGASTITMQLVKNLFLTSERTFSRKLAEAVLAIRVEQVFTKDEILEMYLNNIYWGHNNYGIQTAAETYFNKSASELSLSEAAVLAGLIQAPQQYSPFLNYAETKQRQAVVLQRMQTLGWITPEQADLALKEPLLVGKPTAWGKSKLPFITEAVVRELEERFGRDKVLQGGIRVQTTIDLNFQKMAEQSVKDSHRLLQSWGLRADQIALAAVDPRTHFVKALVGGTNYDESQFNRAVQSRRQPGSSFKPFVFYTALASGKYTPSTTITDAPVTYRVPGGYYEPQNYGGKGDFKGAMSISTALIQSRNVPAVKLGKAVGLEKVIEICRALGIESPLQPVISLPLGSIGVTPLEMAGAFATFASNGWHSKPTSIVRVTDSKGNILLDNRPEPQRILDPWATASLTTMLQGVINEGTGRKASIGRPAAGKTGTTSSERDVWFVGYVPQLATAVWVGNDDYRSMGKGITGGDFAAPVWRSFMLKALENEPVKQFPAASKYPRP
- a CDS encoding DUF1825 family protein produces the protein MGFFDSQVVQQEAKQLFEDYQSLMQLGGEYGKFDREGKKLYIERMEQLMERYRIFMKRFELSEDFMAQMTVQQLKTQLDQFGITPQQMFDRMEMTLKRMKSEIEP